Proteins from a genomic interval of Pseudomonas anuradhapurensis:
- the wbpD gene encoding UDP-2-acetamido-3-amino-2,3-dideoxy-D-glucuronate N-acetyltransferase encodes MNYSQHPSAIVDEGAQIGNGSRIWHFVHVCAGARIGEGVSLGQNVFVGNKVVIGDRCKVQNNVSVYDNVTLEEGVFCGPSMVFTNVYNPRSLIERKDQYRDTLVKKGATLGANCTIVCGVTIGEYAFVGAGAVINKDVPAYALMVGVPARQIGWMSEFGEQLELDEKGEAVCSHTGARYVLSEGTLNKVGV; translated from the coding sequence ATGAATTATTCTCAGCACCCGAGCGCTATCGTCGATGAGGGCGCGCAGATCGGTAACGGCTCTCGAATCTGGCATTTTGTTCACGTCTGTGCCGGCGCTCGTATTGGCGAGGGCGTTTCCCTGGGGCAGAACGTCTTCGTTGGCAACAAGGTCGTGATCGGCGACCGTTGCAAGGTCCAGAACAACGTGTCGGTGTATGACAACGTGACCTTGGAGGAGGGCGTGTTCTGTGGCCCGAGCATGGTATTCACCAACGTCTACAATCCCCGTTCGTTGATCGAGCGAAAGGACCAGTACCGCGACACTCTGGTCAAGAAAGGCGCGACACTGGGGGCCAACTGCACCATCGTCTGCGGGGTTACCATTGGCGAGTACGCCTTCGTCGGTGCTGGCGCAGTGATTAACAAGGATGTGCCAGCGTACGCCCTTATGGTTGGCGTCCCGGCTCGGCAAATCGGCTGGATGAGCGAGTTTGGTGAGCAGCTTGAGTTGGATGAGAAGGGCGAGGCCGTGTGCTCGCATACTGGCGCACGTTACGTTTTGAGCGAAGGGACACTGAATAAGGTGGGTGTTTGA
- a CDS encoding DegT/DnrJ/EryC1/StrS family aminotransferase — MIEFIDLKTQQARIKDKIDAGIQRVLDHGQYILGPEVAELEARLAEFVGAKYCITCANGTDALQIAQMALDIGPGDEVITPGFTYIATAETVALLGAKPVYVDVDPRTYNLDPALLEAAITPRTKAIIPVSLYGQCADFDVINAIAAKHGIPVIEDAAQSFGASYKGTRSCNLSTISCTSFFPSKPLGCYGDGGAIFTNDDQLAVVIRQIARHGQDRRYHHIRVGVNSRLDTLQAAILLPKLEIFEEEIALRQQVADNYDRLLAEAGIETTPYIEPHNVCAYAQYTVRVQNRDAVQARLKEAGVPTAVHYPIPLNKQPAVADAAARLPVGDEIAGQVMSLPMHPYLTVADQEAIVAALKAC; from the coding sequence ATGATTGAATTCATTGACCTGAAAACCCAGCAAGCGCGCATCAAAGACAAGATCGACGCGGGCATCCAGCGCGTACTGGACCATGGGCAATACATCCTCGGCCCGGAGGTGGCGGAGCTGGAAGCGCGCTTGGCTGAGTTCGTCGGTGCGAAATACTGCATCACTTGCGCAAATGGTACTGATGCTCTGCAAATAGCTCAGATGGCGCTGGATATCGGTCCGGGTGATGAAGTCATCACTCCCGGCTTCACCTACATCGCAACTGCAGAGACAGTCGCATTGCTGGGGGCGAAGCCAGTGTATGTGGATGTCGACCCGCGTACCTATAACCTCGATCCGGCATTGCTCGAGGCAGCAATCACTCCCCGTACCAAGGCGATCATTCCGGTGTCCCTGTATGGCCAGTGTGCTGACTTCGATGTGATCAATGCAATCGCTGCCAAACATGGCATACCTGTCATTGAGGATGCTGCGCAGAGCTTCGGGGCTTCTTATAAAGGTACACGGTCCTGCAACCTGTCGACCATTTCCTGCACCAGTTTTTTCCCGAGCAAGCCGCTTGGCTGCTACGGGGATGGCGGTGCCATTTTTACCAATGATGATCAGCTCGCGGTCGTGATTCGCCAGATCGCGCGTCATGGTCAGGATCGTCGCTATCACCATATTCGCGTGGGTGTGAACAGCAGGCTGGATACCTTGCAAGCAGCTATCCTGCTGCCGAAGCTTGAGATTTTCGAGGAAGAGATTGCCCTGCGCCAACAGGTCGCCGACAACTATGATCGCCTCCTTGCCGAGGCTGGCATTGAAACGACACCGTATATCGAACCGCACAATGTCTGTGCATATGCACAATACACCGTTCGTGTGCAGAACAGGGATGCTGTGCAGGCCAGATTGAAGGAAGCCGGCGTGCCCACAGCCGTGCACTACCCAATCCCTCTGAACAAGCAGCCCGCTGTGGCTGATGCGGCTGCTCGACTGCCCGTCGGTGACGAGATTGCTGGCCAGGTGATGAGCCTGCCGATGCATCCATACCTGACTGTGGCCGACCAAGAAGCCATTGTTGCGGCGCTGAAAGCGTGCTGA
- a CDS encoding oligosaccharide flippase family protein gives MKNGKSDFLRNVLTLMTGTTLAQAIPIAAMPLLTRLYTPEDFGVLALYMSIAGMISVVITARYEIAVMLPEREEDAASLVALSVCIAGVISLVLLAVILVFNEDIQGLLNNRAIGPWLYLLPITVFVTGMWQAFNYWNNRAKKFKRLAVSRVAQGGGMTLAQFVLTGLSAGGLVVGYLVGQISGLLVFITRTWREDRTVLSKVSLLSMLENARRYSKFPKYSMLGALLDNAAVQMPVLMLSKFYDTHVVGIFSLTFRALNLPMSLIATSFSQVLFQRFVVLQRDNPERLAPFVLKLFVGLLGLMVPLVAFVWILGPDLFALVFGESWRQAGDYATILIFAVAIRFAVSPLSTVLAMDHNIKIGTLWQMIYFVTISLTLFIFRNAGIETFLLAFTLHEVALYSLYLGFIIFGAKRHRFG, from the coding sequence GTGAAGAACGGAAAGAGTGATTTCCTGCGTAACGTGTTGACGCTGATGACCGGCACCACGCTTGCGCAGGCGATCCCGATCGCGGCCATGCCTTTGCTGACGCGTTTATACACGCCAGAAGATTTCGGTGTGCTGGCGCTTTACATGTCTATCGCCGGGATGATCTCCGTCGTCATCACGGCGAGGTATGAAATAGCAGTGATGTTGCCCGAGCGTGAAGAAGACGCTGCCAGCCTTGTCGCGCTGTCGGTCTGCATAGCGGGTGTCATCAGTCTCGTGCTGCTTGCGGTCATCCTTGTCTTCAACGAAGACATTCAGGGGCTGCTCAACAACAGGGCAATCGGGCCCTGGCTTTACCTATTACCGATCACTGTTTTCGTGACCGGCATGTGGCAAGCATTTAACTATTGGAACAACCGGGCCAAGAAGTTCAAACGCCTGGCTGTCAGCCGAGTTGCGCAGGGCGGAGGTATGACCCTTGCCCAGTTCGTTCTCACCGGGCTTTCGGCGGGTGGATTGGTTGTCGGCTACCTCGTCGGGCAAATCAGTGGCCTGCTGGTGTTTATAACTCGCACCTGGCGAGAGGATCGCACAGTGCTCTCGAAGGTCAGCCTCCTGAGCATGCTTGAGAATGCTCGGCGTTACAGTAAATTCCCCAAGTATTCGATGCTGGGAGCTTTACTGGACAACGCGGCCGTGCAAATGCCAGTGCTGATGCTGAGCAAGTTTTACGACACACATGTCGTCGGTATTTTCAGTCTCACATTCAGAGCGCTGAATTTGCCGATGAGCTTGATCGCCACCTCTTTCTCACAAGTATTATTTCAGCGCTTCGTGGTGCTGCAGCGAGATAACCCCGAAAGGCTGGCTCCCTTCGTCCTAAAGCTCTTTGTCGGCTTGTTAGGCTTGATGGTGCCTTTGGTGGCGTTTGTGTGGATATTGGGGCCGGATCTTTTCGCCCTCGTCTTTGGCGAGAGCTGGCGACAGGCGGGAGACTACGCAACCATACTGATCTTTGCTGTTGCCATACGGTTTGCGGTTAGTCCGTTGAGTACCGTTTTGGCTATGGATCACAACATCAAGATCGGCACGCTGTGGCAGATGATCTACTTTGTGACGATCAGCTTGACGCTATTTATATTTAGAAATGCTGGGATAGAAACGTTTTTACTGGCGTTCACCTTGCATGAAGTGGCCCTGTATAGCCTGTATCTAGGCTTTATTATTTTTGGCGCAAAAAGACATAGGTTCGGATAA
- the asnB gene encoding asparagine synthase (glutamine-hydrolyzing), with translation MCGILGGVWKQADHSLEERVKSALLTIKHRGPNDSGYDITPVHGSCLVLGHTRLSIIDLSSAGHQPMYSNDRKYSVIFNGEIYNYRELRGELIALGYAFRSDSDTEVLLAAWQYWKEASISRFVGMFAFVLFEHESGIIHCVRDAYGIKPFFYCREGSDLIFASEVSALKALKCKSVELNWQRSYDYLVHGDYDSNDQTFFEGVFHLPPGHILSFHIASGEISAPRQWFTPSLEQRTDLSFADAADELRELFLNNIRLHLRSDVPLGAALSGGVDSSAVVCAMRHVEPHMPIHTFSYVAKGSSLSEEHWVDQVSSHVGATAHKVVVSPAELIRDLDDMIRVQGEPFGTTSIYAQYRVYQLAKEKGITVTLDGQGADEMLAGYSGYPGQRIRSMIERGEFIRAAKFLGEWSKWPGRSLKLGIGTALGQFTSGKLNDLLHRIDGKSNTPLWLNASALADAQVVRENSRRVCGINIKGRRVTAELAASLHTRGLQHLLRHGDRNSMRFSIESRVPFLTTGLSEFLLSLPENFLISDHGETKHIFRAAMRGIVPEQILNRRDKVGFETPEKDFIVANSDVLRAWLSESLDLPFLNGEKLIKEFDDVVAGRARFTSQVWRWVNFYRWYRFAFA, from the coding sequence ATGTGCGGAATATTAGGCGGTGTATGGAAACAGGCAGATCATTCGCTCGAGGAACGGGTTAAATCCGCACTGCTTACCATTAAGCATAGGGGGCCGAACGATTCTGGATATGATATTACTCCAGTCCATGGCAGTTGCCTGGTGCTAGGCCATACTAGGCTTTCGATTATTGACCTTTCGAGTGCAGGGCATCAGCCAATGTATTCGAATGATCGCAAATACTCTGTAATTTTTAATGGCGAGATTTATAATTATAGAGAACTGCGCGGAGAACTTATTGCGTTGGGTTACGCGTTCAGGTCTGATTCAGATACTGAGGTGTTGCTGGCCGCTTGGCAGTACTGGAAAGAAGCAAGCATATCGCGATTCGTGGGTATGTTTGCGTTTGTGCTCTTTGAGCATGAGTCAGGTATTATTCACTGTGTGCGTGACGCCTATGGTATAAAGCCTTTTTTCTACTGCCGCGAGGGGAGCGATCTTATCTTTGCTTCGGAAGTGTCGGCGCTGAAGGCTTTAAAGTGTAAATCTGTAGAATTGAACTGGCAGCGCTCCTATGATTATTTGGTTCATGGGGATTACGATAGTAATGATCAGACGTTTTTTGAAGGTGTATTTCACCTGCCGCCCGGTCACATACTTAGCTTTCATATCGCCTCTGGCGAGATTTCCGCGCCGCGTCAATGGTTCACGCCTAGCCTGGAGCAGCGTACTGATTTGAGCTTTGCCGATGCAGCAGATGAGTTGCGGGAGCTTTTTCTCAATAATATTCGGCTGCATTTACGCAGCGACGTGCCGCTGGGTGCGGCGCTGTCGGGGGGGGTGGATTCATCTGCTGTAGTATGTGCGATGCGTCATGTTGAGCCTCATATGCCCATTCATACTTTTAGCTATGTGGCAAAAGGTAGTTCTCTTTCCGAAGAGCACTGGGTCGACCAGGTAAGCAGCCATGTTGGTGCTACAGCCCACAAAGTTGTGGTATCGCCTGCGGAACTAATTCGCGATTTGGATGATATGATTCGGGTTCAAGGCGAACCGTTTGGAACTACAAGTATTTATGCTCAATATCGAGTCTATCAGCTAGCAAAAGAAAAGGGGATTACCGTAACTTTGGATGGCCAAGGCGCGGATGAAATGCTCGCTGGCTATAGTGGCTATCCCGGTCAACGTATTCGTAGCATGATTGAACGAGGGGAGTTCATTCGAGCTGCGAAATTCTTGGGCGAGTGGTCTAAATGGCCAGGGCGTAGTTTGAAGCTCGGTATAGGGACTGCCTTAGGTCAATTTACATCTGGTAAATTGAATGATCTACTTCATCGCATTGATGGAAAAAGTAATACCCCGTTGTGGTTAAATGCATCAGCTCTAGCTGATGCGCAAGTAGTGCGCGAGAACTCCCGTCGTGTATGTGGCATTAATATCAAGGGGCGACGTGTTACTGCTGAGTTGGCAGCCTCTCTGCATACTCGTGGTTTGCAGCATCTTCTAAGGCACGGTGACCGGAACTCCATGCGCTTCTCTATTGAAAGCAGAGTCCCCTTCCTTACCACTGGATTGAGCGAGTTTCTTTTGTCGCTTCCGGAGAATTTCCTGATATCTGATCACGGTGAAACGAAGCATATATTCCGAGCTGCTATGCGAGGGATCGTGCCCGAGCAGATATTAAATCGTCGTGATAAAGTTGGCTTTGAAACCCCGGAGAAGGATTTTATTGTGGCTAATTCGGATGTGCTCCGAGCCTGGCTGTCTGAAAGCTTGGATTTACCCTTCCTGAATGGTGAAAAGCTTATCAAGGAATTTGATGATGTTGTAGCCGGCCGAGCTAGGTTTACTTCGCAGGTTTGGCGTTGGGTTAACTTTTATAGGTGGTATCGATTTGCGTTTGCTTGA
- a CDS encoding glycosyltransferase family 4 protein, translated as MKIAHLTSVHSRYDTRIYLKECRSLARAGYQVGLVVADGKGDEVKEGVAIHDVGSSRGRLGRMLWTTRRVYERALKIDAEIYHLHDPELIPVGLQLKGRGKKVIFDAHEDLPKQILGKPYLNKFSKVVLSKALGVFENLACRRFDGIVTATPWIAHKFSRINPVTVTVNNYPLIGELARGEINWALKKNEVSYIGGIASIRGILQVVEAMRLVASDVRLQLGGRFSERDVEATAKASAGWSKVDELGFIGRDEVGYALARSVAGLVTFLPAPNHIDAQPNKMFEYMSAGVPIIASNFPLWREIVEGNQCGLCVDPLDSKSIADAIDFMINNPGQAEAMGRRGQDAVLEKYNWSIEEKVLVGLYSRLLAGEVK; from the coding sequence ATGAAAATTGCACATCTTACTTCAGTTCACTCTCGGTATGATACGAGAATTTATCTAAAAGAATGCCGTAGTCTTGCTCGCGCTGGCTATCAAGTTGGTCTTGTTGTGGCAGATGGGAAAGGTGATGAGGTAAAAGAGGGGGTTGCCATTCATGATGTAGGGAGCTCCCGAGGGCGCTTGGGACGTATGCTCTGGACGACTCGAAGAGTATATGAGCGTGCGTTGAAAATCGATGCGGAAATTTATCATTTGCATGACCCTGAATTGATCCCGGTAGGGTTGCAGTTGAAGGGGAGAGGCAAGAAGGTAATTTTTGATGCACATGAAGACTTGCCTAAGCAAATCCTAGGTAAGCCGTACTTGAATAAATTCTCGAAAGTCGTTTTGTCTAAAGCGCTTGGTGTTTTTGAGAATCTGGCATGCCGCCGTTTTGATGGTATAGTAACTGCTACGCCTTGGATTGCACATAAATTTTCTAGGATTAACCCAGTTACTGTTACGGTAAATAATTACCCCTTGATAGGGGAGCTTGCGCGCGGCGAGATCAACTGGGCACTTAAAAAGAATGAAGTTAGTTATATTGGTGGCATCGCTTCGATACGTGGTATATTACAGGTCGTAGAAGCAATGCGGTTGGTGGCGAGTGATGTGCGCTTGCAGTTAGGAGGGAGGTTTTCTGAGCGAGATGTAGAGGCAACTGCCAAGGCTTCCGCTGGGTGGAGTAAGGTTGACGAGTTGGGTTTCATTGGGCGTGATGAAGTTGGCTATGCGCTCGCTCGTTCGGTTGCAGGGCTGGTTACGTTTCTGCCTGCGCCTAATCATATTGATGCCCAGCCAAACAAAATGTTTGAGTATATGAGTGCTGGGGTTCCCATTATTGCCTCAAACTTCCCCCTCTGGCGTGAGATAGTTGAGGGGAATCAATGTGGTCTATGTGTGGATCCACTAGACAGCAAAAGCATAGCAGATGCTATTGATTTCATGATAAATAACCCCGGGCAAGCGGAGGCAATGGGGCGTCGTGGTCAAGATGCTGTGCTTGAAAAGTATAATTGGTCTATCGAGGAGAAGGTTCTCGTTGGGCTTTACTCTCGACTGCTTGCAGGTGAAGTTAAGTGA
- the wecB gene encoding non-hydrolyzing UDP-N-acetylglucosamine 2-epimerase, with protein MKILTVLGARPQFIKASVVSNFVSMLPGVDEVVVHTGQHFDSNMSDVFFEELGMSAPAYQLDIHGGSHGDMTGRMLIEIEKVLLQERPDVVLVYGDTNSTLAGALAAVKLHIPVAHVEAGLRSFNMAMPEEVNRILTDRVSRWMFTPTTTAADHLKSEGVNSASIIPVGDVMYDVAKFHGDRVDASGRIMAKLDLKEAGFVLATVHRAENTDDPARLAAIVEAFRDLSTDLPIVWPVHPRTKAVLHKRGQLNDMPANLHLIDPVGYLDMVQLEKHAALIATDSGGVQKEAFFYGVPCVTLRDETEWVELVESGWNRLVSPKSAQEVALAVRQALGSKGEAVQPYGQGNAAELIIRRLVEDLAE; from the coding sequence GTGAAAATTCTTACCGTATTGGGCGCGCGCCCGCAGTTTATCAAAGCTAGCGTGGTTTCGAATTTTGTGTCCATGTTGCCGGGTGTCGACGAGGTCGTTGTTCACACCGGTCAGCACTTCGATTCAAATATGTCCGATGTGTTCTTCGAGGAACTCGGGATGAGCGCGCCAGCTTATCAGCTTGATATCCATGGCGGGAGCCATGGTGACATGACTGGCAGAATGCTCATCGAGATCGAAAAGGTATTACTTCAAGAACGGCCTGATGTCGTGCTTGTCTACGGCGATACCAACTCTACCCTTGCTGGTGCATTGGCCGCCGTCAAGCTGCACATTCCAGTCGCTCATGTCGAGGCTGGCCTGCGTTCATTCAACATGGCCATGCCTGAAGAAGTGAATCGGATCCTCACTGATCGCGTATCCCGCTGGATGTTCACTCCAACCACTACTGCTGCAGATCACTTGAAATCCGAGGGTGTCAATTCAGCCAGTATTATTCCGGTGGGTGATGTGATGTACGATGTGGCCAAGTTCCACGGTGATCGTGTCGATGCCAGCGGGCGGATCATGGCCAAGCTTGATCTGAAGGAAGCCGGCTTTGTGTTGGCAACCGTCCACCGAGCCGAGAACACTGATGATCCTGCACGTCTTGCCGCGATCGTTGAAGCCTTCCGCGATCTGTCTACTGACTTGCCAATCGTTTGGCCTGTGCATCCGCGGACCAAAGCAGTTCTGCACAAGCGCGGACAACTGAATGATATGCCCGCGAACTTACATCTGATTGATCCAGTCGGTTATCTGGACATGGTTCAGCTTGAAAAGCATGCCGCTCTCATTGCCACAGATTCGGGCGGTGTCCAGAAAGAGGCATTCTTCTATGGAGTTCCATGTGTCACCTTGCGCGATGAGACTGAATGGGTCGAGTTGGTCGAGTCTGGCTGGAATCGACTGGTATCGCCGAAGTCAGCACAGGAAGTGGCATTAGCTGTTCGTCAGGCGCTGGGTAGTAAAGGCGAGGCAGTACAGCCTTACGGTCAGGGTAATGCAGCAGAGCTTATCATCCGACGCCTTGTCGAGGACCTTGCTGAATGA
- a CDS encoding glycosyltransferase family 4 protein: MKNVWILNHYAQEPGGAGGTRHYQLAKNLPAYGWEASIVAASVEHQSGRQRLAVSETTRLDQYSGVPFLWLKTSEYKGNGTARMRNMLEYTWQVIKPGKLAPLKKPDVIIGSSVHPFAAAAGAVLAWRYKVPFVFEVRDLWPETLIDMGRLERNSFIARSLRVLEKWLYKRAKRIVVLLPKAHEYIVPMGIDPKKIAWIPNGVDLQDFPCPADKVSEDEFTLMYFGAHGPANGLDNVLRAQQIIEQRPELSNVRLRIIGNGPCKAELITMAEQFGLKRVSFEDPVPKREIPALAAQADAFVFNLINAPVFKYGISSNKLFDFMAGQRPVLFCCDAGNNPIEDSGAGYTVQPGNPEALADAVARLTRLPSEDRAAMGRAGRRYVEVEHGFDKLAGSLAGCLNEACESSR, from the coding sequence ATGAAGAACGTCTGGATTCTCAACCATTACGCCCAGGAGCCTGGTGGGGCCGGTGGTACCCGGCATTACCAGCTCGCGAAAAACCTGCCAGCATATGGTTGGGAGGCGTCAATTGTTGCTGCCAGCGTAGAGCACCAATCTGGTAGACAACGTCTAGCTGTCTCCGAAACTACCAGGCTCGATCAATACAGCGGTGTTCCATTCCTCTGGCTTAAAACGTCGGAATACAAAGGCAACGGCACCGCGCGTATGCGTAACATGCTGGAATACACTTGGCAGGTGATCAAACCCGGCAAGCTTGCTCCTTTAAAGAAGCCCGATGTCATTATCGGTTCGAGCGTCCACCCGTTTGCAGCGGCTGCCGGGGCAGTGCTCGCCTGGCGCTATAAGGTCCCCTTCGTTTTCGAGGTGCGGGATCTTTGGCCGGAAACGCTGATCGACATGGGGCGGTTGGAGCGTAACAGCTTCATTGCCCGCTCGCTTCGTGTATTGGAGAAGTGGCTATACAAGCGCGCTAAACGTATTGTAGTACTGCTTCCCAAAGCGCACGAGTACATAGTACCCATGGGCATCGATCCAAAAAAAATTGCCTGGATCCCGAACGGTGTTGATCTTCAGGACTTTCCGTGTCCAGCGGATAAAGTGTCGGAGGATGAATTTACGCTGATGTACTTTGGTGCGCATGGTCCAGCCAATGGGTTGGATAATGTGCTACGTGCACAGCAGATCATCGAGCAAAGACCGGAATTGTCCAACGTTCGCCTTCGGATTATTGGCAACGGCCCATGCAAAGCCGAGTTGATCACCATGGCTGAGCAGTTTGGTCTCAAGCGTGTCAGCTTCGAAGATCCCGTTCCTAAAAGGGAGATCCCGGCACTTGCAGCGCAAGCGGATGCATTTGTGTTCAATCTGATCAACGCCCCGGTCTTCAAATACGGTATCAGTTCGAACAAGCTGTTCGATTTCATGGCTGGGCAGCGTCCGGTCCTCTTTTGTTGTGATGCGGGTAACAACCCGATTGAAGATTCTGGGGCAGGATACACCGTTCAACCAGGTAACCCGGAGGCTTTGGCCGATGCGGTAGCTAGGTTGACCCGGTTGCCAAGTGAAGATAGGGCTGCAATGGGGCGTGCCGGCCGGCGCTATGTTGAAGTCGAGCACGGGTTCGACAAGCTTGCAGGTAGCTTGGCGGGTTGCCTCAACGAGGCTTGTGAGTCCAGCAGATGA
- a CDS encoding sugar transferase, protein MKRVIDFAGALIGLVVLSPVILVVALLIKRRLGGPVLFRQVRPGLDGKPFEMIKFRTMRDACDSNGVPLPDSQRMTPFGSFLRSSSLDELPELWNVLKGEMSLVGPRPLLMEYLPLYNERQYLRHKVRPGVTGWAQINGRNTLGWPEKFELDVWYVENRSIWLDIKIIALTIKKVIKKDGISASGEATMSKFTGNE, encoded by the coding sequence ATGAAAAGAGTCATTGATTTCGCCGGGGCATTGATCGGCTTGGTCGTGTTGTCTCCGGTCATCCTGGTTGTAGCATTACTGATCAAGCGCAGGCTCGGGGGGCCGGTATTGTTCCGCCAGGTCCGCCCGGGGCTAGATGGCAAACCATTCGAGATGATCAAATTCCGCACCATGCGCGATGCCTGCGACAGCAATGGCGTTCCATTGCCGGATTCTCAGCGCATGACGCCATTCGGCAGCTTTCTGCGCTCCAGCAGTCTGGATGAACTGCCCGAGCTGTGGAACGTGCTCAAAGGTGAGATGAGTCTTGTTGGGCCCAGACCATTGTTGATGGAATATCTGCCACTCTATAACGAGAGGCAATACCTGCGTCATAAAGTTCGACCGGGGGTAACTGGCTGGGCTCAAATCAATGGGCGAAATACGTTGGGCTGGCCAGAAAAGTTTGAGCTGGACGTTTGGTATGTCGAGAATCGTTCGATTTGGCTGGACATCAAGATTATCGCTTTGACCATCAAGAAAGTTATAAAAAAAGACGGTATTAGCGCCAGCGGCGAGGCTACCATGTCGAAATTCACGGGCAACGAGTGA
- a CDS encoding acetyltransferase, with the protein MKRLAILGASGHGKVVADTAEVCGWTEVLFFDDVWPSLTSNGVWDVVGTGQDLFENAHEFDGVVVAIGNNAIRQAKLTALVQHGATLATLIHPQAYVSLHANVGAGSVVFAGAVLNAGASVGVGGILNTGCSVDHDCFLADAVHISPGARLAGGVTIGQCSWVGIGACVKQLISIGANVVVGAGAAVVSDVGEGMTVVGVPARPQNNST; encoded by the coding sequence ATGAAAAGACTTGCCATCCTGGGTGCCAGTGGGCACGGAAAGGTAGTTGCGGATACGGCGGAGGTATGCGGCTGGACAGAGGTCTTGTTCTTCGACGACGTATGGCCTTCTCTCACCTCCAATGGCGTATGGGATGTAGTCGGCACAGGGCAAGATCTTTTTGAGAACGCTCACGAGTTTGACGGAGTCGTGGTTGCCATCGGCAATAACGCTATTCGCCAGGCGAAGCTCACAGCTTTGGTCCAACACGGGGCTACACTGGCTACCCTTATCCATCCGCAGGCTTACGTCAGCCTCCATGCCAATGTTGGGGCTGGAAGCGTAGTGTTCGCCGGAGCGGTCCTGAATGCTGGCGCGTCCGTGGGGGTAGGGGGTATTTTGAATACGGGTTGCAGCGTTGATCACGACTGCTTCCTTGCTGATGCTGTCCATATCAGCCCGGGCGCCCGGCTTGCAGGTGGCGTGACGATAGGTCAGTGCTCATGGGTGGGCATCGGCGCCTGCGTTAAGCAACTGATCAGCATCGGTGCAAATGTGGTTGTAGGCGCTGGTGCTGCAGTCGTATCCGATGTTGGGGAGGGGATGACGGTGGTCGGTGTACCTGCCCGGCCGCAGAATAATTCCACGTAA
- a CDS encoding DegT/DnrJ/EryC1/StrS family aminotransferase: MLNTPFSPWPSFSEEEANCARDVILSNKVNYWTGQECRQFEREFAAWTETNFAVAVANGTVALDLALLALGIGTGDEVIVTSRTFLASVSSIINAGAVPVFADVNADSQNIDVSTISAVLSPRTKAIICVHLAGWPCDMDPIMALAAEHGIRVIEDCAQAHGARYKGQPVGSIGDIGAWSFCQDKIMTTGGEGGMVTTNDRELWSKMWSFKDHGKSWDAVYEREHAPGFRWLHESFGTNWRMLEVQGGIGRIQLRRMPQWHQSRVENAHRIWDCAKGLPGLRVPEIPSDCIHAAYKCYVFVEPDQLAEGWSRDRILNEINSLGVPCFSGSCSEVYLEKAFDDTGWRPQQRLPVARQLGETSLMFLVHPTLTEAEIEKSCDVLITVMQNAARR; encoded by the coding sequence ATGCTGAACACCCCCTTTTCCCCATGGCCATCGTTCTCTGAAGAAGAAGCAAACTGCGCGCGTGATGTCATTTTGTCCAATAAGGTCAATTATTGGACAGGACAGGAATGTCGTCAGTTTGAACGTGAATTCGCTGCCTGGACTGAAACTAATTTTGCCGTCGCTGTTGCCAACGGCACAGTGGCGCTGGACCTCGCTCTGTTGGCCCTGGGGATCGGGACCGGTGACGAGGTTATCGTGACCTCTCGTACCTTCCTTGCCTCGGTATCCAGCATTATCAATGCTGGTGCTGTTCCGGTCTTTGCCGACGTAAACGCCGACTCCCAGAATATCGATGTATCTACGATCAGCGCGGTACTGTCCCCCCGCACCAAGGCCATTATCTGCGTACACCTAGCGGGTTGGCCATGTGACATGGACCCGATCATGGCTCTCGCGGCTGAGCATGGTATCCGTGTGATAGAAGATTGCGCACAGGCGCATGGCGCACGTTACAAAGGCCAACCCGTTGGGTCCATTGGCGATATCGGCGCTTGGTCGTTTTGTCAGGACAAGATCATGACCACTGGCGGTGAGGGCGGCATGGTCACCACGAATGATCGCGAGCTATGGTCGAAAATGTGGTCGTTCAAGGATCATGGTAAAAGCTGGGATGCCGTTTATGAGCGTGAGCATGCTCCTGGTTTCCGATGGCTGCATGAGAGTTTCGGTACCAATTGGCGGATGCTTGAAGTACAAGGCGGTATCGGCAGGATTCAGTTGAGGCGCATGCCTCAGTGGCATCAGTCGCGAGTGGAAAATGCTCATCGCATTTGGGATTGCGCCAAGGGCCTACCGGGGTTGCGGGTTCCTGAAATTCCGTCCGACTGCATCCACGCGGCCTATAAGTGCTATGTCTTTGTGGAGCCCGATCAGCTCGCCGAGGGTTGGAGCCGTGATCGCATTCTGAACGAAATAAATTCGTTGGGTGTGCCGTGTTTCTCAGGGTCATGCTCAGAGGTTTATCTGGAAAAAGCTTTCGATGACACTGGCTGGCGACCGCAGCAACGCTTGCCTGTGGCCCGTCAATTGGGCGAAACCAGCCTCATGTTCCTGGTCCATCCCACCTTGACGGAGGCAGAGATCGAAAAGAGTTGCGATGTCTTGATCACGGTCATGCAAAACGCTGCTCGCCGATGA